Proteins encoded in a region of the Pelmatolapia mariae isolate MD_Pm_ZW linkage group LG16_19, Pm_UMD_F_2, whole genome shotgun sequence genome:
- the LOC134645416 gene encoding interferon alpha-inducible protein 27-like protein 2A, which yields MGLLTAIAIAAGAGGAVISAPIVLGAVGFTSAGIAAGSYAASMMSAAAVANGGGVAAGSLVAVLQSAGMAGLSGAATAAVGSVGGAVGFLATLI from the exons ATGGGTCTAT TGACAGCTATAGCAATCGCAGCTGGAGCAG GTGGAGCAGTGATCTCTGCTCCTATTGTCCTGGGGGCTGTAGGTTTCACCTCAGCTGGAATAGCAGCTGGTTCCTATGCTGCAAGCATGAtgtctgcagctgctgtggCCAATGGAGGAGGAGTGGCAGCAGGAAGCCTGGTGGCTGTTTTGCAGTCagcag gtatGGCAGGTCTGTCTGGGGCCGCCACCGCAGCCGTGGGCTCTGTTGGAGGAGCTGTGGGATTTTTGGCTACTCTCATCTGA